The DNA sequence AACTTCTTGATTGAATCAATAGTTCAAGACGCCGTTGGTCCGAGTTTGCTTGCTCCTTAACCAGCCACTTCTATAGTAGCTAGTTAGTTCCTGAGCAACGATATCTTTCCCAGCCTCAATGCGTTGAACTAATCTTATGCACGGGGCAGTTGATCTTAATCTTTGATCCGACTAGCGTTTACTCAAGTGCACTTCTCTTATCCTGCACTAGGTCTTCAGTTAAGCCCTAGGGCGGGTCGCGTGACCACTGTGAGACCTCTTGTATCGCCAAATAGAATAGCCAGGGAGGCTTTGTCGTATGAGGACTATCGAAAGGGTCAAGCTGTTGCATGCTGCATGCACGTTGAACGAATCTGGCGTTTATTTTGCCTTGGCGGTCATGCATGGGAATCGTTGGCATCAGTACCGCTAAAATGGCATCGAGACGCAATGTGTACATTTTTGCGGGGAGCCCAAATTCATACTGGGACTCAGTCGAAGCAACCATCTATGACTGAGTCTCCAGCTTTCAACTCCACAACATCACCAAACTTTGTGTTGAATTTTTCATACCACGACGCATATCCTTGAAACCCATATCAGAGCCCCGAGAGTTTGAGAGGTCGTCCAAGTCGAGAAGATGGTGCGTTCTGGCTGAACCAACTGCCGAGTCTTCACCGTTGTTTCAAGCTCTAAACTCACGCCCAAACCAGGTTCACGCTGATGCATCCAACTTTGCCGACGGCATCACCAAAGAGGACGCTTACGAACAGGTTCTCTGGCAAACCGAAGGCCTGATTACCGGCCAGCGAAACTGGGTTTGTGATACTTCCCTTACTGCCGAAACTACTTGGCTAATCTTTGGGCGTCTCCATCACAGGTCTGGTGAGTGAAACCTTACCTATTGTTGACATCCCTTCATGAGCGGCTTAGTGACGGGTTTATAGTAACCTTGCCAATGCTGCGTCGTTGCTCTGGCATGCGTACAAGTCGCTGGGTTCCCCAAGCAAAGATGTGAACTGGGCCGGTAGGTCACGGACCCTTCTCCGCGATGGGACATgattgatgttgatggaatATCCTCGCACACAGGGTTTTACGTCCTTGATAAGTCATCTCAAGACCCGCAGCTCATCCTGGGTCCGTTTCAGGGCAAGGTCGCCTGTCAGACAATCCAGTTCGGCAAAGGCGTGTGCGGAGCGGCGGCTGAGTCGCAGCAGACGCAGCTCGTCCAGGACGTGGAGAGGTTTCCGGGGCACATCGCCTGCGACGGAGATAGCAAGAGTGAGATTGTTGTGCCGATCGTGGCTGAGCAGGGCGATGGTTCCAAGAAGTTGGTGGCAATCATCGACATTGACTGCGCGGAGCTGAACGGTTTTGACGAGGTGGACAAGGCTCATCTGGAGCAGCTTGCCGCCCTGCTCGCCAAGGGCTGTGACTGGTAGAATGCAAATATGAACCCGTTGATCTCGGATTGATCGTTCCGTAAGCTGACACCTGAGGGTAACTTCCCTGATAATTCACATTTGTGCCGCTATCGATGAATATTTGATGACCGATGACTGATGAACCTGCATTGCTTGCGCATTCCTCCACACCCACCCGCCCACACCCACTTATTCTAGAAACGGGTGTGTGAAACCCGCGGCGCTACAGCATGACATCTCTCCGTTGGGCGAAACCAGTGGATGACGGAGCTGGGTGGAAACAGTGGTTAGCTCGAAATTCATGCCCCAAACAATCGAAGGCGTGACATTCTTTGGCTGTCTCCCTGGCAACAGGGCGCCATGAAGACTCCTCTGCCGCCGGAAACTTGGACGCAAAAACCTGATTCGGAGGGACCGTGGTGGAGGAGCAGAAAAAAGATTGTTTTTGGCGtctcagccagccaaggaAGATGAGAATGACATCGAGGTGGTGGGTCAAAGGCAGCAGTCCAGACTCTTCAGGAGCTTGCTTGGACGTTGAGAGGTTAGGCGGGTTGATTAGATTCAATCAATTGCGTTGCAGGGGTTCTTCATCGGGGGTCCATTGGACGGGCTTCGGGTCGTCGTTGAGTTTGCATTGCAGGTCCCCGCAGACTGGAGATGGGATCCGCCATTGCACAAGTTTGTGGGATGAGAGCTGCTTGATCGCTACCTAATTTAGCAGTCTTCTGGCGAGGCCGGACACATCCAGCCATCAGAGTACAGCAGCTAAGCAGGTCGGGTGGCATGGATACCGCCCATGGTCGCGATTATGGGCCGGCACAGACCACACAATGACGGATCACGGCCAGTTACGTGGGCCATGATGCGAATATCCAAGGCCCCAAGGGACTCGGGACGCGGAGGGAGGCGACGAGTAATAAGACAAGGTCCTACAGGTGGGATGGAACTGTCAACGTCAGCCCACGGCTTGGCAAATCGTCAGTCCGAGAGCGTTGAGAGCTAGGTACGCAAGTCTCCTGTGGCTGTGACCTGGCATGGCCAAACACGCGCGTTCCAAAGTCTTCCCGCAGCGTGCGTGCGAAGCGGGTTGCGAAAGCAGCATGGCGGTGCAGATACGATACGAAGTCTCGATCATGACTGGTGGATGACTTTATCCAATGCTCAAAGTTATCCGAACTCCGTTCGGATTGCAACTGACGGCGTTCAACATCCAAGGCCAGTCGCGCTGAAACCCGCCGGGGCTGACTCTCCCCTCCCTGTCTCTGGATCCTGAAATGCCGAGACTCGGCTAGGCGAATATCTGTTCCTGGGCGATCCCCTGAATAAACGGGACACCATCCGACAGCAAGGAACAAACTCGTCTCGTGGTGACGCGCTCCGACGACTGGCCATTTCAATTTTCATGCGGATCCTGTCCAATTCGCCAAGGTCCAAGTCCCAGTCCCCTGGACGCGCCCAAACCTTAGAGCCCCCCCTGTCTCCTGGCGCAGGTTTCCCTGCAAATCCCCCGACGGCGCTGGACGAATGGGAGGCCACAGCAGCGTCTAGGCGGCTCCTCGCTCGCTCCAGGAGCCTCGATTCAGCCCCTGCAGCGGCGCACCAGCCCCCCCGTTTTCAGCCCAGCCTCCCGCCAGGCGGTCCACTCCGTCCCACGACGGCCCACAGTACTACCGCATTCGGCTCCCAACCACACGCAAGCTGGTCCTATACAACGCTTCGATATCCAgctttgaggagctcattTGGAAGAAAGAGACTGCTTGCTCTCTCTGACCTGACATccatccctcctcctccttcatcctcaGTTCTTTGTGGGAGTCGAGTCGACCTCCCTTTGGCGGATTTTACTAACCATACAGCTCCATTGCGTGCGTCAGCCGTTAGCGCCAAACACTTCAACgttcaccaccaccaccaccaccaccagcttcttcctcctccacgagTCCAAACCTTAGCACCTTTCACATTCCCATCCGCGGTACCGTCACTTCTGCCTTTCTAATCCCTTTTCCCTTTCTCAAACTTTATTTCCCCCACTATACTTTTTCCGGATTATTCATTGTTCCTTGACTCGTTCATTCTCACTCTGTCCTTGGTTTCGGGGTTCTCGATTTCATTGCCGATTGTCGCCTTCTTTTGGGGCTAGTCCTTGTTTGCGGTTCCTGACACCAATCTATTCTCGATCTACGGTGAAACCAAGCTATCCCTTGGTCAACTGCGACGCCTCGTCCATGTAAACAAAAACCGACAGCATCGATTTTCCAGCATTTTTCTTCCTCACCTGCAACCTTAATCCCGAGCACCCCGCCCCCGCACCGAGCTGCGATCATGgccaccaaggtcaagaaccCGCTCAGCGCGGCGCACACCGCGGGCATCTTTGCCGACATGTCGGTCGATGGCCCCATTATTGGAACTCTGGTCGCTATCGTCGACCGCGCCAAGAACTTGCCGAATCGCAAGACCATCGGCAAGCAAGATCCCTACTGCGCCGCCCGGCTaggcaaggaggccaagaagacaacCACAGATATCCGAGGC is a window from the Fusarium keratoplasticum isolate Fu6.1 chromosome 5, whole genome shotgun sequence genome containing:
- a CDS encoding GAF domain-containing protein produces the protein MVHADASNFADGITKEDAYEQVLWQTEGLITGQRNWVCNLANAASLLWHAYKSLGSPSKDVNWAGFYVLDKSSQDPQLILGPFQGKVACQTIQFGKGVCGAAAESQQTQLVQDVERFPGHIACDGDSKSEIVVPIVAEQGDGSKKLVAIIDIDCAELNGFDEVDKAHLEQLAALLAKGCDW